Proteins co-encoded in one Streptomyces sp. NBC_01283 genomic window:
- a CDS encoding SRPBCC family protein gives MEHEVFVPVPADRLQQVLSDPEQVAGAVPGLQRDADESASPLSGRLKVRVGGHTITYRGAARVARRGEGSFAIEGEGVEVRGGGSVKLSLTVRLESAGDGAGTTVVFAGTGAGEGRVTESSPQAVEGAARRLLERFAEGLGRAAEPKPEPAAPEPEAVVEPVDPPSVFETEVPPSSFDDTADTADTADTADTDVEIEDVVVPPAEAAHARRTMIGRSAEEVDHAPPRGRYAPAPAAESMSTRATLRWAAPAAAVVLASAIVAGRALRRRR, from the coding sequence ATGGAGCATGAGGTGTTCGTTCCGGTTCCCGCCGACCGTCTTCAGCAGGTGCTGAGCGACCCCGAGCAGGTCGCTGGGGCGGTGCCCGGCCTTCAGCGTGACGCCGACGAGTCCGCGTCGCCGCTCTCCGGCCGTCTCAAGGTGCGGGTCGGCGGGCACACGATCACGTACCGCGGTGCGGCGCGGGTCGCCCGCCGCGGCGAGGGTTCCTTCGCGATCGAGGGCGAGGGCGTGGAGGTGCGGGGCGGCGGCTCCGTGAAGCTCTCGCTGACGGTGCGGCTCGAATCCGCCGGTGACGGCGCCGGGACCACGGTGGTCTTCGCCGGTACGGGTGCGGGGGAGGGGCGCGTCACCGAAAGTTCTCCACAGGCTGTGGAGGGCGCGGCGCGGCGGCTCCTCGAGCGATTCGCCGAGGGGCTCGGCCGGGCGGCCGAGCCGAAGCCCGAGCCCGCGGCGCCCGAGCCGGAAGCGGTGGTCGAGCCGGTCGATCCGCCCTCCGTCTTCGAGACGGAGGTGCCGCCGTCGTCGTTCGACGACACCGCCGACACCGCCGACACCGCCGACACCGCCGACACCGACGTGGAGATCGAGGACGTCGTGGTGCCTCCCGCCGAGGCAGCGCACGCCCGGCGGACGATGATCGGCCGCAGCGCGGAGGAGGTCGACCACGCGCCGCCCCGCGGGCGGTACGCCCCGGCGCCCGCCGCCGAGTCGATGTCCACGAGGGCCACCCTGCGCTGGGCCGCGCCCGCGGCCGCGGTGGTGCTGGCCTCGGCGATCGTCGCGGGCCGAGCACTTCGCCGCAGGCGCTGA
- a CDS encoding polyamine aminopropyltransferase, which produces MIEPLTHLPVTPRTGRFLVLVGVFICAACGLVYELELVALASYLIGDSVTQASVVLSVMVFAMGIGSLLAKHLRCRAAVGFGLVEAALALVGGLSAMALYAAFAWTGDRGEVWASGSRYLLVAFSLAIGLLIGAEVPLLMVLIQRIRRQDPSGAVSDLFAADYVGALVGGLAFPFLLLPLLGQLSGALITGAVNALAGGALVFGLFRKDLSVRGRWALLVANATVLGLLASAAVLVGDFEEAARRAVYGKDVRVAVQTDIQEVVLTGGRRDSLDLYLDGRLRVSGRDEHRYHRALVGPAMRGRHARVLILGGGDGLAAREVLRHPGVRRVDVVELDPGVVRLARHDPALSELNEHAYRDPRVRVVQADAFRWLRSPPRTYDVVISDLPDPGITASTKLYSQEFYGLARQALADGGRLAVHAGPMADRPRVFWTVEATLRAAGLLTEPYRVGGRISGFAAGPDRTAEGASAPRDWGFVLAARSRPALEPPGTAALLRVGVESAERTRMRGLTPSTLVHPRYAN; this is translated from the coding sequence GTGATCGAGCCGTTAACGCATTTACCGGTGACACCAAGGACGGGGCGGTTCCTCGTCCTGGTCGGCGTCTTCATCTGCGCGGCCTGCGGTCTGGTGTACGAACTCGAACTCGTCGCCCTCGCCTCGTACTTGATCGGCGACTCGGTCACGCAGGCGTCGGTGGTCCTCTCGGTGATGGTCTTCGCCATGGGCATCGGCTCCCTGCTCGCCAAACATCTGCGGTGCCGCGCCGCGGTCGGCTTCGGGCTTGTCGAGGCCGCGCTCGCGCTGGTCGGCGGACTGAGCGCGATGGCGCTGTACGCGGCGTTCGCCTGGACCGGCGACCGGGGCGAGGTCTGGGCCAGCGGCTCGCGCTACCTCCTCGTCGCGTTCTCGCTCGCCATCGGCCTGCTCATCGGCGCCGAAGTACCGCTGCTCATGGTGCTCATCCAGCGGATCAGACGGCAGGACCCCAGCGGCGCGGTGTCCGACCTGTTCGCCGCCGACTACGTGGGGGCGCTGGTGGGCGGTCTAGCCTTCCCCTTCCTCCTGCTCCCACTGCTCGGCCAGCTCAGCGGTGCCCTGATCACCGGTGCGGTCAACGCGCTGGCGGGTGGCGCGCTCGTGTTCGGCCTGTTCCGCAAGGACTTGAGTGTGCGGGGCCGCTGGGCGCTGCTCGTCGCGAACGCCACGGTCCTGGGCCTGCTCGCCTCGGCGGCCGTCCTCGTCGGCGACTTCGAGGAGGCGGCGCGCCGGGCGGTCTACGGCAAGGACGTACGGGTCGCCGTGCAGACCGACATCCAGGAAGTGGTGCTCACCGGCGGCAGGCGCGACTCGCTCGACCTCTACCTCGACGGGCGGCTGCGCGTCAGCGGCCGTGACGAGCACCGCTACCACCGGGCGCTCGTCGGCCCCGCGATGAGAGGACGCCACGCGCGCGTGCTGATCCTCGGCGGCGGCGACGGCCTCGCGGCGCGCGAGGTGCTGCGGCATCCGGGGGTACGCCGGGTGGACGTCGTCGAACTCGACCCGGGGGTGGTGCGGTTGGCGCGGCACGACCCGGCGCTGAGCGAGCTGAACGAACACGCGTACAGGGACCCCCGGGTGCGGGTGGTGCAGGCCGACGCGTTCCGCTGGCTGCGCTCACCCCCTCGTACGTACGACGTGGTGATCTCCGATCTGCCCGACCCCGGCATCACCGCCAGCACGAAGCTCTACTCCCAGGAGTTCTACGGCCTCGCGCGCCAGGCCCTCGCCGACGGCGGACGCCTCGCCGTGCACGCGGGGCCGATGGCCGACAGGCCGCGCGTCTTCTGGACGGTGGAGGCGACGCTGCGGGCGGCGGGGCTGCTCACCGAGCCGTACCGCGTGGGCGGCAGGATCTCCGGGTTCGCGGCGGGCCCCGACCGGACGGCGGAAGGCGCTTCCGCGCCGCGCGACTGGGGCTTCGTCCTGGCGGCCAGGTCCCGCCCGGCCCTCGAACCGCCCGGGACGGCGGCGCTGCTGCGGGTGGGCGTGGAGTCCGCCGAACGGACGCGGATGCGGGGCCTCACCCCCTCCACACTGGTGCACCCGCGGTACGCGAACTGA
- a CDS encoding DUF2617 family protein — protein MLTTLKTVYTDTCAADLAWTLGREPLPALATLELELSDARMELRLLGASHQVILEEEQGTCSETVACIPGSSTPLPLGVSKRLGEWEYEFAARVETLSRGQFAGRAQELLALVADHPRGLAGVFPGSPHAFTAMLAQRHDGAVQWRTWHAYPQDGQLVATRTRVGVRMPAVL, from the coding sequence ATGCTCACGACCCTGAAGACTGTCTACACCGACACGTGCGCCGCGGACCTTGCCTGGACCCTTGGGCGCGAGCCGCTGCCCGCCCTAGCCACACTCGAACTGGAGCTCTCCGACGCGAGAATGGAGCTCAGGCTCCTCGGCGCGTCGCACCAAGTGATCCTCGAAGAGGAGCAGGGCACCTGCTCCGAGACCGTCGCCTGCATCCCCGGCAGCAGTACGCCACTCCCGCTCGGCGTCTCCAAGCGTCTGGGCGAGTGGGAGTACGAATTCGCGGCGCGCGTCGAAACCCTCTCGCGCGGCCAGTTCGCGGGCCGCGCACAGGAATTACTCGCCCTGGTGGCCGACCACCCGCGGGGCCTGGCCGGGGTCTTCCCCGGCAGTCCGCACGCGTTCACGGCCATGCTGGCGCAGCGGCACGACGGCGCGGTGCAATGGCGCACCTGGCACGCCTACCCGCAGGACGGACAACTCGTGGCGACCCGCACCCGCGTGGGTGTGCGCATGCCGGCAGTGCTCTGA
- a CDS encoding tyrosine-type recombinase/integrase, producing MAGHIQDRWFKTETNADGKTVRAKTDRHGSGLRYRARYVGPDGSEKSKSFPDGQKRQAEKWLSAIETDMTRGQYTDPKSVRITFRQYAEKWLDSKTSSRMGRKELGRRLRLHVYPEIGSRPVGTFRPEHIRELLVALEVKPGVGPSYTRNIFADVRSVLSAAVDDSLLSRNPCSARTVRLPKVDAHPVVPWVPDQVFAVRAALLEPYRAMVDVGAGCGLRQGEIFGLAEDAIDADGQTLHVVRQIKHVEGRPVFALPKGGKKRDVPLPDSVARALRVHMDARKPVEITLPWDTPEGPKVSARLIFTAEQGGMVWRSNFNAKDWKPALAKVGFIPEAEEGERYAGAREHGMHALRHFYASALLDAGENIKAVSEYMGHADPGLTLRVYAHLMPDSRERARRAIDQVFGALSAGDDGPQTAQ from the coding sequence ATGGCTGGCCACATCCAAGACCGCTGGTTCAAGACCGAGACCAACGCCGACGGCAAGACCGTCCGGGCCAAGACCGACCGCCACGGCAGCGGCCTCCGTTACCGGGCCCGCTACGTCGGGCCGGACGGCTCCGAGAAGTCCAAGAGCTTCCCCGACGGACAGAAGCGCCAGGCCGAGAAGTGGCTCAGCGCCATCGAGACGGACATGACACGCGGTCAGTACACCGACCCGAAGTCCGTACGGATCACGTTTCGGCAGTACGCGGAGAAGTGGTTGGACAGCAAGACCTCCAGTCGGATGGGCCGGAAGGAACTCGGCCGGCGCCTGCGGTTGCACGTCTACCCGGAGATCGGCTCCCGGCCGGTCGGGACCTTCCGGCCTGAGCACATCAGGGAGCTCCTGGTCGCGCTGGAAGTGAAGCCCGGTGTGGGCCCGTCCTATACCCGCAACATCTTCGCGGACGTTCGATCCGTCCTGTCTGCTGCTGTCGATGACTCTCTGCTGTCCCGCAACCCTTGCAGCGCGCGGACCGTGCGACTGCCCAAGGTTGACGCGCACCCGGTAGTCCCATGGGTGCCCGACCAGGTGTTCGCCGTTCGAGCGGCCCTTCTGGAGCCGTACCGGGCGATGGTCGACGTGGGTGCCGGGTGCGGCCTGCGTCAGGGCGAGATCTTCGGCTTGGCGGAGGACGCCATCGACGCCGACGGGCAAACGCTCCATGTGGTCCGACAGATCAAGCACGTTGAAGGACGCCCGGTGTTCGCTCTTCCCAAGGGCGGCAAGAAGCGGGACGTGCCATTGCCTGATTCCGTGGCGCGAGCCCTCCGGGTGCACATGGACGCCCGCAAGCCCGTGGAGATCACGTTGCCGTGGGATACGCCGGAGGGACCGAAGGTGTCCGCCCGGCTGATCTTCACCGCTGAGCAAGGGGGCATGGTGTGGCGCAGCAACTTCAACGCCAAGGACTGGAAACCCGCGCTCGCCAAGGTGGGATTCATCCCGGAGGCTGAGGAAGGGGAACGCTACGCGGGAGCCCGCGAGCACGGCATGCACGCCCTGAGGCACTTCTACGCCTCCGCCTTGCTGGACGCGGGCGAGAACATCAAGGCCGTCAGCGAGTACATGGGGCACGCCGATCCGGGGCTGACGCTGCGGGTGTACGCCCATCTGATGCCCGATAGCCGGGAGCGCGCCCGGCGCGCCATCGACCAGGTCTTTGGAGCCCTCTCCGCAGGCGATGACGGCCCACAGACGGCCCAGTGA
- a CDS encoding helix-turn-helix domain-containing protein, translating into MSRTRSASPDPRSTLRGGLPDRYLTPDDIAEMFEVPKETVYQWRRKRTGPPGFRIGKHVRYDPADVRDYVMERQKADADAA; encoded by the coding sequence TTGAGCCGAACCCGTTCCGCTTCACCTGACCCCCGCTCCACCCTCCGGGGCGGCTTGCCCGACCGCTACCTCACCCCTGACGACATCGCCGAGATGTTCGAGGTGCCCAAGGAGACCGTCTACCAGTGGCGCAGGAAGCGCACAGGGCCGCCGGGCTTCCGCATCGGCAAGCACGTGCGTTACGACCCGGCCGACGTACGCGACTACGTCATGGAACGCCAGAAAGCCGACGCTGACGCCGCCTGA
- a CDS encoding ATP-binding protein: MSEDEKNPAREVITDYAQAHFRYFRTADGTVYAQKNGHPVARPIRSQGTTGSHRQELMVGLFKDGRGVFNGTALKEALDLIEALALTEDVQPVHIRVAPGFDGATWLDLGRNDGQSVRIHPTGWDITVPDPREVCWRRTQLTGELPLPAKDTDGKGIDLLLRLCNFATAETECLAIAWLIGCLGPSVPVPAPFLTGPQGAGKSTAGRMLVRIVEGMSSDLRRAPKDEENLIAAVAAGWVTALDNLSHMTPDLSDAMCCIVTGAESVKRALFTDGDVVRARYRRPMLLTGIDVGVIRPDLAERLLPLRLERPTVRRTEAELWAEYAEVLPVVLGSLLDLAVKVRAAHAETPTDLRMADFAHLCAQLDEATGLGALGAYRASLDDLNDDVIEGDLLAQTVLRHADSLEPGTEQRMTSTEWLHLLSGLYSDEGSRPLPKGWPTTGKVLSDRLKRLQPTLAARGVLIDAGRTSKGRYLEMTRLTAPPPSEQKRMF, encoded by the coding sequence ATGTCCGAGGACGAGAAGAACCCCGCCCGCGAGGTCATCACCGACTACGCGCAGGCCCACTTCCGGTACTTCCGCACCGCCGACGGAACCGTGTACGCGCAGAAGAACGGCCACCCCGTGGCCCGCCCGATCCGCTCCCAGGGCACCACCGGCAGCCACCGCCAGGAGCTCATGGTCGGCCTGTTCAAGGACGGGCGCGGTGTCTTCAACGGGACCGCGCTCAAGGAGGCGTTGGACTTGATCGAAGCGCTGGCACTGACCGAGGACGTACAGCCCGTCCACATCCGCGTCGCGCCCGGATTTGACGGGGCGACGTGGCTAGACCTGGGCCGCAACGACGGACAGTCCGTCCGTATCCACCCCACCGGCTGGGACATCACCGTCCCCGACCCGCGCGAGGTGTGCTGGCGGCGCACCCAGCTCACCGGGGAACTGCCCCTGCCCGCCAAGGACACCGACGGTAAGGGCATCGACCTCCTGCTGCGGCTGTGTAACTTCGCCACCGCCGAGACCGAATGCCTGGCCATCGCCTGGCTCATCGGCTGCCTTGGGCCCTCCGTGCCCGTCCCCGCCCCGTTCCTCACCGGCCCGCAGGGCGCGGGCAAGTCCACCGCGGGCCGCATGCTCGTGCGCATCGTCGAAGGCATGAGCAGTGACCTGCGCCGCGCCCCCAAGGACGAGGAGAACCTCATCGCGGCCGTGGCCGCCGGATGGGTCACCGCGCTGGACAACCTCTCCCACATGACCCCGGACCTGTCGGATGCGATGTGCTGCATCGTCACCGGTGCCGAAAGCGTCAAGCGCGCCCTGTTCACCGATGGGGACGTGGTCCGGGCCCGCTACCGCCGCCCCATGCTGCTGACCGGGATCGACGTCGGCGTCATCCGGCCCGACCTCGCCGAACGGCTCCTCCCGCTGCGTCTGGAACGGCCCACCGTCCGACGCACCGAAGCGGAACTGTGGGCGGAGTACGCGGAAGTCCTGCCCGTCGTGCTCGGCTCGCTCCTGGACCTCGCGGTCAAAGTCCGCGCCGCCCACGCGGAGACGCCCACCGATCTGCGGATGGCCGACTTCGCGCACCTGTGCGCGCAGCTCGATGAGGCCACCGGCCTGGGAGCACTGGGCGCCTACCGAGCCAGCCTGGACGATCTCAACGACGACGTCATCGAGGGCGACCTCCTCGCGCAGACCGTCCTGCGGCATGCCGACAGCTTGGAGCCGGGTACAGAGCAGCGGATGACGTCCACCGAGTGGCTGCACCTTCTCAGCGGCCTCTACAGCGATGAGGGATCACGTCCTTTGCCCAAGGGCTGGCCGACCACCGGCAAGGTCCTCTCCGACCGCCTCAAGCGCCTCCAGCCCACCCTCGCCGCCCGGGGTGTCCTCATCGATGCGGGCCGCACCAGCAAGGGCCGCTACCTCGAAATGACCCGCCTGACCGCCCCGCCGCCCTCTGAGCAGAAGCGGATGTTCTAG
- a CDS encoding bifunctional DNA primase/polymerase: MTQLTANRRERHRPLLPAEHLRTALDLADAGVPVLPLRAGKVPFGNCRTCAGNACGGRPDMKTPGPCACPAPCHGWAAATTDPAVINSGIWRRAWAQASAIAYHPGGAGLTVVDLDDADAITWARETLPATRTVPTTRGEHWIYQGAMPSANAVRPSVDIKSSMQYARWLGPGTGTITALPEIVRTLAVKEPATARPVAIAVPAPGGSGQCPHRTPTYLERGLAMAEQRITQAREAVHATVYRTFLAVLSVHGRCGCLTDAHVARLFIAAQAKGESARHCTEAWNNARTALGM, encoded by the coding sequence ATGACCCAACTCACCGCCAACCGGCGAGAGCGCCACCGGCCGTTACTGCCCGCCGAGCACCTGCGCACCGCCCTGGACCTCGCAGACGCCGGTGTGCCCGTCCTGCCTCTGCGGGCGGGGAAGGTACCGTTCGGCAACTGCCGGACCTGCGCAGGCAACGCGTGCGGCGGGCGGCCGGACATGAAGACTCCCGGCCCGTGCGCCTGCCCGGCGCCCTGCCACGGCTGGGCCGCCGCCACCACCGACCCGGCCGTCATCAACTCCGGCATCTGGCGGCGCGCCTGGGCGCAGGCGTCCGCCATCGCCTACCACCCCGGCGGGGCCGGTCTCACGGTCGTCGACCTCGACGACGCCGACGCGATCACGTGGGCCCGCGAGACCCTGCCCGCCACCCGGACCGTGCCCACCACCCGGGGCGAGCACTGGATCTACCAGGGCGCCATGCCCTCCGCTAACGCGGTACGGCCCAGCGTCGATATCAAGTCGTCCATGCAGTACGCCCGGTGGCTCGGCCCCGGCACCGGCACCATCACGGCCCTGCCCGAGATCGTGCGCACGCTGGCCGTGAAGGAACCCGCCACGGCCCGCCCGGTAGCCATTGCCGTGCCCGCACCGGGCGGGAGCGGGCAGTGCCCGCACCGCACACCGACCTACCTGGAACGTGGCCTCGCCATGGCCGAACAGCGCATCACCCAGGCCCGCGAGGCGGTGCACGCCACCGTCTACCGCACGTTCCTGGCCGTGCTCTCCGTCCACGGCCGGTGTGGCTGCCTCACCGACGCCCACGTCGCACGGCTGTTCATCGCCGCGCAGGCCAAGGGCGAATCCGCCCGGCACTGCACCGAGGCGTGGAACAACGCCCGCACCGCACTGGGGATGTGA
- a CDS encoding FtsK/SpoIIIE domain-containing protein → MSENVVHLHKNPDPPAAGTATVTTLSVVPEPAAAPVVPLWVRSGRAVRRIATDERTTTAARAIARHSMYVFGGGRIVARRTWDGRTGSRYERMLRAAEAAGNYEVAQEWEERLQRFRDARHRRRMDLLHSPVDAAKGALVGTGMGIGTLVALGIVMAINNGNVTDVITPLAATIEFIGLLIRIVQVVWGPALTIGPFLALLALWAVGRKQQAAPNWALPANIRNGEGEPITPSIVVKALRDLGVPALRNAIKEMGDAGAAMLGPITIAGCGVEVDVTLPSGVSTIEVQNKRRKLAENLTRHEHEVFITIPQAARTVRLWIADSGALDEPIGPSPLVTDETMTADYTKGRAPWGKDLRGDAAALSLYQRHLLITGLSNQGKTVALRSLALWVALDRSVQFLMGDLKGVGDWGMFDGLATTLIQGPTDEHVIQVTEMVEGAVEEMNRRIQAPPGTVFPALIVLVDEAQVAFMCPAKDDEKRPYGGSKANSRYFMAVRKIHNQGRAVNVLMWQGTQDPTNENLPKLVREGAHTRASLALGTESQARMALGDKAVDGGAAPNLLRPGLDQGTLVVASSGIDIPQGQSSITVRTHYIDDDAAEAITERAKALRDGVTTLHAIERGEERDPLADIAAVLGTSPRLLTQDVLKRLAALNADAYGKWSFVDLKRVLDGTGAEPYKSDGRMVIAADRLARALANRDGEGSASASE, encoded by the coding sequence ATGAGCGAGAACGTCGTTCACCTGCACAAGAACCCCGACCCGCCCGCCGCCGGCACCGCGACCGTGACCACGCTGAGCGTGGTCCCCGAGCCCGCCGCCGCGCCGGTCGTGCCGCTGTGGGTGCGCTCCGGACGCGCAGTGCGCCGGATCGCCACCGACGAGCGCACCACCACGGCCGCGCGAGCGATCGCCCGCCACAGCATGTACGTGTTTGGCGGGGGCCGGATCGTGGCCCGCCGCACCTGGGACGGCCGCACCGGCTCCCGCTACGAACGCATGCTGCGCGCGGCTGAAGCCGCTGGCAACTACGAAGTGGCCCAGGAGTGGGAGGAGCGCCTCCAGCGCTTCCGCGACGCGCGCCACCGCCGCCGCATGGACCTGCTCCACTCGCCCGTGGACGCGGCCAAGGGCGCCCTGGTCGGCACCGGCATGGGCATCGGAACCCTGGTCGCGCTGGGCATCGTGATGGCCATCAACAACGGCAACGTCACCGACGTCATCACCCCGCTCGCCGCAACGATCGAGTTCATCGGCCTGCTCATCCGGATCGTGCAAGTCGTCTGGGGCCCCGCCCTGACGATCGGCCCGTTCCTCGCGCTGCTCGCCCTGTGGGCCGTCGGCCGCAAGCAACAGGCCGCACCCAACTGGGCGCTGCCCGCCAACATCCGCAACGGCGAGGGCGAGCCGATCACCCCATCCATCGTGGTCAAGGCCCTGCGCGACCTCGGAGTGCCCGCGCTGCGCAACGCCATCAAGGAGATGGGCGACGCAGGCGCGGCCATGCTCGGCCCGATCACGATCGCCGGATGCGGCGTCGAGGTCGACGTCACCCTGCCGTCCGGGGTGTCGACGATCGAGGTGCAGAACAAACGGCGGAAGCTCGCGGAGAACCTGACCCGGCACGAGCACGAAGTGTTCATCACCATCCCCCAGGCCGCCCGCACTGTGCGGCTGTGGATCGCTGACTCCGGGGCGTTGGATGAGCCGATCGGGCCGTCTCCGCTGGTCACCGACGAGACGATGACCGCCGATTACACCAAGGGCCGCGCTCCCTGGGGCAAGGACCTGCGCGGCGACGCGGCGGCGCTGAGCCTCTACCAGCGCCACCTGCTCATCACGGGTCTGTCCAACCAGGGCAAGACCGTTGCCCTGCGTTCCCTCGCGCTGTGGGTGGCGCTGGATCGGTCGGTGCAGTTCCTGATGGGTGACCTCAAGGGCGTGGGTGACTGGGGCATGTTCGATGGCCTGGCCACCACCCTCATTCAGGGGCCGACCGATGAGCACGTCATCCAGGTCACGGAGATGGTCGAGGGCGCGGTGGAGGAGATGAACCGCCGCATTCAGGCGCCGCCCGGAACCGTGTTCCCGGCGCTGATCGTGCTGGTGGATGAGGCGCAGGTGGCGTTCATGTGCCCGGCCAAGGACGACGAGAAGCGGCCCTACGGCGGCTCCAAGGCCAACTCCCGCTACTTCATGGCCGTCCGCAAAATCCACAACCAGGGTCGTGCGGTCAACGTCCTGATGTGGCAAGGCACTCAGGACCCCACCAACGAGAACCTGCCCAAGCTGGTCCGCGAGGGCGCCCACACCCGCGCCTCGCTCGCCCTGGGCACGGAGTCGCAGGCGCGCATGGCGCTGGGGGACAAGGCGGTCGACGGCGGGGCCGCGCCGAACCTGCTGCGTCCGGGCCTGGATCAGGGAACCCTGGTCGTCGCGTCGTCCGGGATCGACATTCCCCAGGGGCAGTCGTCCATCACGGTGCGCACGCACTACATCGACGACGACGCGGCCGAAGCCATCACGGAGCGCGCCAAGGCCCTGCGCGACGGGGTCACCACCCTGCACGCCATCGAGCGGGGCGAGGAGCGCGACCCGCTCGCTGACATCGCCGCCGTGCTCGGCACGTCCCCGCGGCTGCTCACCCAGGACGTCCTCAAGCGGCTCGCCGCTCTCAACGCGGACGCCTACGGCAAGTGGTCCTTCGTCGACCTCAAGCGCGTTCTGGACGGCACCGGGGCCGAGCCCTACAAGTCCGACGGCCGCATGGTCATCGCCGCCGACCGACTCGCCCGCGCCCTCGCCAACCGCGACGGCGAGGGTTCCGCTTCCGCCTCGGAGTAG
- a CDS encoding pRL2-8, with product MAAKPAPGGECPQCWQHAHDKSIHRRLSPGQDCLPCLDHLHNGCPYLVPK from the coding sequence ATGGCCGCCAAACCCGCGCCTGGCGGTGAGTGCCCGCAGTGCTGGCAGCACGCCCACGACAAGAGCATCCACCGCCGCCTCAGCCCCGGCCAGGACTGCCTGCCGTGTCTGGACCACCTGCACAACGGCTGCCCCTACCTCGTGCCCAAGTAG
- a CDS encoding DUF2637 domain-containing protein, whose amino-acid sequence MNRKGKILLIAALVAVVAMAFRVSWNALRDIAGAVGADATAATLYPFVVDGLMALALVATLVLAGRDRTFALRVLGTYTGASLVLNYVHGLVPELHGRTVDWSRLADWDPANWALVLLATSLPVGSIYFGSDLVAKVLHHQPAPIDPPTANTEESTEIVSNRSTADLPESTPEPRAANPVALPTPVPVGFLKSAMPLKPLPAIEPTPVASIESRAVAAESTRTRRATGRVPDVARSPRPKRTPDELLDEARTATAGWPDAKLTAEGIRLAVHTSPKNARTLRETLRAERAEAVA is encoded by the coding sequence ATGAACCGCAAGGGGAAGATCCTCCTGATTGCCGCGCTGGTCGCGGTCGTCGCCATGGCCTTTCGCGTCTCGTGGAACGCGCTGCGCGACATCGCAGGCGCGGTCGGCGCCGACGCCACTGCCGCCACGCTCTACCCGTTCGTGGTCGACGGACTGATGGCGCTCGCCCTGGTCGCCACTCTGGTGCTCGCCGGGCGGGATCGGACGTTCGCGCTGCGCGTGCTGGGCACCTACACCGGTGCCTCGCTGGTCCTCAACTACGTGCACGGCCTGGTGCCCGAACTGCACGGCCGGACGGTCGACTGGAGTCGACTGGCCGACTGGGACCCCGCCAACTGGGCCCTGGTGCTGCTCGCCACTTCGCTGCCGGTCGGGTCGATCTACTTCGGGTCCGATCTGGTCGCCAAGGTCCTGCACCACCAACCCGCCCCGATCGACCCTCCGACCGCAAATACGGAGGAATCGACCGAGATCGTGAGCAATCGGTCTACCGCTGACCTCCCCGAATCGACCCCCGAGCCGCGCGCTGCGAACCCCGTCGCGCTGCCGACTCCGGTTCCGGTCGGGTTCCTGAAGTCGGCGATGCCGCTCAAGCCCCTTCCCGCGATCGAGCCGACCCCGGTGGCGTCGATCGAGTCGCGTGCGGTGGCCGCAGAGTCGACCCGCACCCGCCGGGCAACCGGCCGCGTCCCCGACGTCGCCCGATCGCCCCGCCCCAAGCGCACCCCGGACGAGCTGCTCGACGAGGCCCGCACCGCAACGGCCGGATGGCCGGACGCGAAGCTGACCGCCGAAGGCATCCGGCTGGCCGTGCACACCTCCCCGAAGAACGCCCGCACCCTGCGCGAGACGCTGCGGGCCGAGCGCGCGGAGGCGGTGGCCTGA
- a CDS encoding Pycsar system effector family protein: MSATDSKLTAAHAEVKAEISRTDTKTSLLLAFVGALLAGTWTIAKDAPLTLPAYVVGGLGTALLLAAAGLLLSSVRPNLGGARPVGFPRWATLSAEQITAELAEDHRAQHIAELSRIAVAKFTGLKRAVDLTRVGGALLVLAALIAAGGVLA; encoded by the coding sequence GTGAGTGCCACCGACTCCAAGCTGACAGCCGCGCACGCTGAGGTGAAAGCCGAGATCTCGCGGACCGACACCAAGACCAGCCTGCTGCTCGCCTTCGTCGGCGCCCTGCTCGCCGGAACCTGGACCATCGCCAAGGACGCGCCCCTGACTCTCCCCGCCTATGTGGTGGGCGGACTCGGTACGGCGCTGCTGCTCGCTGCGGCGGGACTGCTGCTGTCGTCGGTGCGCCCGAACCTGGGCGGTGCCCGCCCGGTCGGGTTCCCCCGGTGGGCGACGCTGAGCGCCGAACAGATCACCGCCGAACTGGCCGAGGACCACCGCGCGCAGCACATCGCGGAACTCTCCCGGATCGCGGTCGCCAAGTTCACCGGCCTGAAGCGGGCGGTCGACCTGACCCGCGTGGGCGGCGCGCTGCTCGTCCTCGCCGCCCTCATCGCGGCAGGGGGTGTACTGGCATGA
- a CDS encoding DUF6284 family protein, with protein sequence MDHIVTVQAAVTAFEPWMEPTAAELEAIEREMPVILADVELLDAQIITLDRTPNELDERRLRRARRKALAARVTLANAAATAAGVGA encoded by the coding sequence ATGGACCACATCGTCACTGTTCAGGCCGCTGTTACCGCCTTCGAGCCGTGGATGGAGCCCACGGCCGCTGAGCTGGAGGCCATCGAACGCGAGATGCCCGTCATCCTGGCGGATGTCGAGCTGCTGGACGCACAGATCATCACGTTGGACCGCACGCCGAACGAGCTGGACGAGCGGCGCCTTCGCCGGGCCCGCCGCAAGGCGCTGGCGGCCCGCGTGACGCTCGCCAACGCCGCCGCCACGGCTGCGGGGGTGGGCGCGTGA